The following are from one region of the Hymenobacter radiodurans genome:
- a CDS encoding Mrp/NBP35 family ATP-binding protein, whose translation MAITQEDVLRALSYVEEPDLGKDLVTLNMIEDVRIDGLNVSFSVILTTPACPLKELIHNACVRAIHTMVDKNAVVNVNLTSRVTTARAANSAILSGVKNIIAIASGKGGVGKSTVTANLAIALARTGAKVGLIDADISGPSMPTMFGLEDSRPHVFQTPEGKNLILPIEKFGVKLMSIGFLAPSDNAIVWRGPMASSALKQFISEVDWGELDYLLIDMPPGTSDIHLTLVQTVPVTGALIVTTPQKVALADAQKGLQMFRQPQINVPVLGVVENMAWFTPAELPESKYFIFGEGGGKALADKHEVPLIGQIPLVQSIRETGDQGAPAITQEGTPAAAIFEQVAEEVARQISIRNAVAPRTQVVEMTR comes from the coding sequence ATGGCTATTACCCAAGAAGACGTACTGCGTGCCCTCAGCTACGTGGAGGAGCCTGACCTAGGCAAAGACCTGGTGACGCTCAACATGATTGAGGACGTGCGCATCGACGGCCTGAACGTTTCGTTCTCCGTCATTCTCACCACTCCCGCCTGCCCGCTCAAAGAGCTGATTCACAACGCCTGCGTGCGCGCCATTCATACCATGGTGGACAAAAACGCGGTAGTGAATGTGAACCTCACTTCCCGTGTAACCACGGCTAGGGCCGCCAACTCGGCTATCCTTAGCGGGGTCAAAAACATCATCGCCATTGCTTCTGGCAAAGGCGGTGTGGGCAAAAGCACGGTGACAGCCAATCTGGCTATTGCGCTTGCTCGCACTGGTGCTAAAGTAGGCCTCATCGACGCCGATATTTCCGGCCCGAGTATGCCCACCATGTTTGGTCTGGAAGATTCTCGCCCCCACGTATTTCAAACGCCAGAAGGCAAAAACCTCATTTTGCCCATCGAAAAATTCGGTGTGAAGCTTATGAGCATTGGCTTTTTGGCCCCCAGCGACAATGCTATTGTGTGGCGCGGTCCCATGGCTTCGTCGGCGCTCAAGCAGTTTATTTCGGAGGTTGATTGGGGTGAGTTGGATTACCTGCTCATCGATATGCCCCCCGGAACCTCCGACATTCACCTGACGCTGGTGCAAACCGTGCCAGTCACTGGCGCCCTCATCGTGACCACGCCCCAGAAAGTGGCGCTGGCCGATGCGCAAAAGGGTTTGCAGATGTTCCGCCAGCCCCAGATCAACGTGCCCGTACTGGGCGTAGTTGAGAACATGGCGTGGTTTACGCCGGCCGAACTACCCGAAAGCAAGTACTTCATTTTCGGAGAAGGCGGCGGTAAAGCCCTCGCCGACAAGCACGAGGTACCGCTCATAGGTCAGATTCCGTTGGTACAGAGCATCCGCGAAACCGGCGACCAGGGCGCACCCGCTATTACGCAGGAAGGAACACCTGCTGCGGCGATTTTTGAGCAGGTTGCTGAAGAGGTAGCCCGCCAGATTTCTATCCGCAACGCTGTTGCCCCGCGCACGCAAGTAGTCGAAATGACGCGCTAA
- a CDS encoding NifU family protein, whose amino-acid sequence MTHSAAVEEHPLLSRVEQALDTIRPYLAADGGNVRVLNITDDMVLQLELLGACGTCPMSPMTLKAGVEESVRKAVPEIRSVEATNATPMEEQPAGQTGHPLPPTPVPTPQF is encoded by the coding sequence ATGACACATTCTGCTGCCGTTGAAGAACATCCGCTGTTATCCCGCGTCGAGCAGGCCCTCGACACGATTCGTCCATACCTGGCTGCCGATGGAGGGAACGTGCGCGTGCTGAATATCACGGACGATATGGTGCTTCAGCTGGAGCTTCTGGGTGCTTGTGGTACCTGTCCCATGTCGCCGATGACGCTGAAAGCTGGCGTAGAAGAATCGGTGAGAAAGGCGGTGCCCGAGATTCGGTCGGTGGAAGCTACCAACGCCACGCCGATGGAAGAGCAGCCCGCCGGCCAAACCGGTCACCCTTTGCCCCCCACGCCCGTACCTACACCCCAGTTCTAG
- a CDS encoding bestrophin family protein, translating into MYIKRYYSLWMTIRWSRKSLLYGLLYSAAIIVVYETTHIPFALPWQPISVIGIAVAFFLSFKNNSSYDRTWEARKIWGRIINESRTLATAILTMPGPESSDEWKKRTIHRHLAWLLALKHTMRKGRTWEHNEPIEKLGFTPNFRKECQDGMEPEVAPYLSAEEFSQLKKYTNIPSQILKNQSREIERLYNSGQLSDYKHVRLHTLIGNLYDAQGMTERIKNFPFPRQYASTGLWIMYIFCALIPFGLLDIFEQSRSLHYWLTIPFSTVIIWLYFLVDRIGDYSENPFEGAYNDVPISSIARTIEIDLREMLDEENIPAPYPVENGFLL; encoded by the coding sequence ATGTACATAAAACGCTATTACAGCCTTTGGATGACAATCCGGTGGTCGCGAAAATCACTGCTGTATGGGTTGCTTTATTCCGCAGCAATTATTGTGGTGTATGAAACCACGCATATTCCCTTTGCCTTGCCTTGGCAGCCCATTTCTGTGATTGGCATTGCGGTGGCCTTTTTCCTGAGCTTTAAAAATAACAGCTCATACGACCGTACCTGGGAGGCGAGAAAAATATGGGGCAGAATTATTAATGAAAGCCGAACGTTAGCTACGGCCATCCTGACCATGCCGGGGCCAGAGAGTAGCGATGAATGGAAGAAAAGAACCATTCACCGTCACTTGGCATGGCTCCTTGCCCTCAAGCACACGATGCGAAAAGGGAGAACGTGGGAACACAATGAGCCTATTGAAAAGCTAGGTTTTACCCCGAATTTTAGAAAGGAGTGCCAAGATGGGATGGAGCCTGAAGTAGCCCCCTATTTATCGGCCGAGGAATTTAGCCAACTCAAAAAGTACACGAACATTCCCAGCCAGATTCTAAAAAACCAAAGCCGGGAAATCGAACGTCTATATAACAGCGGGCAATTATCTGACTATAAGCATGTGCGGCTCCATACCCTCATCGGCAATCTGTATGACGCGCAGGGAATGACCGAGCGCATTAAAAATTTCCCTTTCCCCCGGCAATATGCCTCTACCGGGCTATGGATCATGTATATTTTTTGTGCGCTTATTCCTTTTGGACTGCTCGACATATTTGAGCAATCACGCTCTTTGCATTATTGGCTTACTATTCCTTTCTCGACCGTAATAATCTGGCTGTATTTTCTGGTGGACCGAATAGGCGACTACTCTGAAAACCCTTTTGAGGGTGCTTATAATGATGTGCCTATTTCTTCCATTGCCCGCACGATAGAGATTGATCTACGCGAAATGTTGGATGAAGAAAATATACCTGCGCCTTACCCAGTAGAAAATGGCTTTCTGCTGTAG